A DNA window from Mucilaginibacter xinganensis contains the following coding sequences:
- a CDS encoding glutamate--tRNA ligase family protein, with protein sequence MPQLPDSFNKTRIAPTPSGYLHLGNIASFALTAFLARKSGAKILLRIDDLDQARANRLYLQDIFNTLNFLEIPWDEGPENLAEFESSYSQLHRLPLYNQALKQLEDEELVFACDCSRSSLAVAECVCSARSISLSLPNISWRLRTDANTEVTVKNYNGSVMKVALPPAMQHFVVRKKDGFPAYQLTSLVDDLFFGIDLIVRGEDLWPSTLAQHTLAKKQKKNTFFEISFFHHPLLMNGGQKLSKSAGDTSVRYLAQNGKKPAEIYKIIGGMLGIKGDISNYQQLGANVIKAMKL encoded by the coding sequence ATGCCGCAGTTGCCTGACAGTTTTAATAAAACCCGGATAGCGCCAACGCCAAGCGGTTATTTGCATTTGGGCAATATTGCTTCGTTTGCGTTAACGGCCTTTTTGGCACGAAAAAGCGGCGCGAAAATTTTATTGCGGATAGATGACCTTGACCAGGCCAGGGCGAACAGATTATACCTGCAGGACATATTTAATACGCTGAATTTTCTGGAGATCCCCTGGGATGAAGGGCCCGAAAATCTGGCTGAATTTGAATCTTCATATTCACAATTACACCGGTTACCACTATACAACCAGGCACTTAAACAACTCGAAGATGAGGAGTTGGTATTTGCGTGCGATTGCTCCCGCAGCAGCTTAGCCGTGGCTGAATGTGTGTGCAGTGCAAGAAGTATTTCATTATCGCTGCCAAACATCAGCTGGCGGCTCCGCACGGATGCCAATACTGAGGTGACAGTTAAGAACTATAACGGTAGTGTGATGAAAGTAGCGCTCCCGCCTGCAATGCAACACTTTGTGGTACGAAAAAAAGACGGCTTCCCAGCCTACCAGCTTACCTCGTTAGTTGACGATCTTTTTTTTGGAATTGATTTAATTGTAAGGGGTGAGGACCTGTGGCCTTCAACACTTGCACAGCATACACTTGCAAAAAAACAGAAAAAAAATACCTTTTTTGAAATCTCGTTTTTCCATCACCCGTTACTGATGAATGGGGGACAAAAGCTATCAAAATCGGCCGGAGATACTTCTGTGCGTTACCTGGCCCAAAATGGTAAAAAACCTGCCGAAATTTATAAAATTATAGGCGGAATGCTGGGTATTAAAGGTGATATCAGCAATTATCAACAGCTTGGTGCCAATGTTATAAAGGCAATGAAACTATAA